The following coding sequences are from one Saccopteryx bilineata isolate mSacBil1 chromosome 3, mSacBil1_pri_phased_curated, whole genome shotgun sequence window:
- the BLOC1S5 gene encoding biogenesis of lysosome-related organelles complex 1 subunit 5 isoform X2 produces MSGGGTETPVCCEAVGSGGDKKRDSPGTAGSPAHLIIKDLGEIHSRLLDHRPVIHGEIRYFVKEFEEKRGLREMRVLENLKNMIHETNERALPKCRETMQDNLHHVLQRNDPFLEQGLLTEKQFCVLFQCKHLLTQSVDSNRRNRNEKRFIMTI; encoded by the exons ATGAGTGGCGGAGGGACGGAGACCCCAGTGTGTTGTGAAGCCGTAGGGAGCGGCGGGGACAAGAAGAGGGACTCGCCAGGGACTGCAGGCTCGCCAGCGCACCTCATCATCAAGG atCTTGGAGAAATTCATTCAAGACTGTTAGATCACAGACCAGTTATTCATGGTGAAATCCGTTATTTTGTGAAAGAATTTGAA gaAAAACGTGGTCTTCGAGAAATGAGAGTTCTTGAGAACTTGAAGAATATGATCCACGAAACAAATGAACGTGCTCTTCCCAAATGTAGAGAAACCATGCAAGACAACTTACACCATGTTCTCCAGCGAA atgatccTTTCCTTGAACAAGGGCTGCTGACTGAAAAGcaattctgtgttttatttcagtGCAAGCATCTACTGACTCAATCTGTAGACTCCAACAGAAGGAACAGGAACGAAAAAAG